The sequence TCCTTTAAGCGGCGTTGAAGTATCAAAGGAGTAAATCCAAGTTGGTTCTGCAGCTGAAGTACGGCTCTGAGAGCTTCAGCAGTGCAATCACTGACGGTGTACCCTTGAACCTTGGTGCTAAATGGCCAAGCTCCCTTTGCCCGGAAGCGATAACACTTTTCTTCCTCTGGAATATTTTCCAGCATTTGATGGGCTTCCAGAAACTCAAGGGCCTTCATCAGCATTGGCCGCCACCTTGTGTCATTTGCAAATCCAGTCACAACGGCCGCTTGTATTATGAATGCAGTATCCCAAACCTGGACACCATTAGTACCATTCATCAGCATGCCCTCACTTTTCATCCACAGGAAGTCATGTAAGCGATCCAGATGGCGATGGACTGGGAAGCTTCCAGGACCATCATGAATGTAACAGCAAATAGTATTCATGGACGCATTGACTGGTCCCAAATCGGCATAATCTGTATTCTCGTCTTCACGCTGAATTAGATACCACACCCGATCCTCTGCCTTTTTCACAAGAGCCGGCCATCGGAGGTACACATTCCAGATATTGACAACAAACCAGAAGATAACGTTCAAAATCCAGGACTTGGGAGAGTGATTATCCTCTTTTGAAATTGTGCCTCTGTACGAGGCGAAGTTAATGGCTTCATAGGGTTCTGTGTACAGCTCTTGTCGTAATTGGCTTGTGAGACCATCCAGAGGGTGAGAAAACCGTCTAGAGTAAATGTATGCCATGGGAAGAAAAACTTGCCGCATGTGAACCCACCACCGCCACGGAGCGAACGGAACCCAGTCGGGCAGGAGCCTGGCATGCCAAGGGTTAGCAAGGGGTGGAAATTAAAATGCGACAAAGAGAATGTTGCACCAACCACAGTTCTGGGGGCAAAGGATTGACACATTCCCATTCCATCACGCCCAACACACTAAGCCAGAACTTCGCCCAATGGGGTCCATACACTGCGCCACCGAATTTGTGAAGCAAACCACGGGCTTTGATCATTCGAGGGTCTTCTGCACTGGCACCCAGGAGGCGCAGTGCTGTATAGTTCATTGCAGTGCCGAACACGGAGCTGTGGGCTTCAATATGGAGACCCCAGCCGCCATCTTTGGGGTGCTGGCGTGTGAAGAGGTACCGTTTGATCTCTGTCGCGAACTGTGGAGGAACGGATGTCCCGGTCACGTACCAGGTGACAACCAG is a genomic window of Coccidioides posadasii str. Silveira chromosome 3, complete sequence containing:
- the ERG7_2 gene encoding Lanosterol synthase (Oxidosqualene--lanosterol cyclase) (antiSMASH:Cluster_3.2~EggNog:ENOG410PHHR~COG:I~TransMembrane:1 (o298-317i)~BUSCO:1720at33183), translating into MTGRNTRAANENGSVRSGQGGADDQTDYSRWRLLSDCGRQTWHYLTAARELEQWPQSIADKYHLGLPTGLPELPRATSPVEAAENGLSFLSHLQLPPGNWACEYGGPMFLLPGLVVTWYVTGTSVPPQFATEIKRYLFTRQHPKDGGWGLHIEAHSSVFGTAMNYTALRLLGASAEDPRMIKARGLLHKFGGAVYGPHWAKFWLSVLGVMEWECVNPLPPELWLLPDWVPFAPWRWWVHMRQVFLPMAYIYSRRFSHPLDGLTSQLRQELYTEPYEAINFASYRGTISKEDNHSPKSWILNVIFWFVVNIWNVYLRWPALVKKAEDRVWYLIQREDENTDYADLGPVNASMNTICCYIHDGPGSFPVHRHLDRLHDFLWMKSEGMLMNGTNGVQVWDTAFIIQAAVVTGFANDTRWRPMLMKALEFLEAHQMLENIPEEEKCYRFRAKGAWPFSTKVQGYTVSDCTAEALRAVLQLQNQLGFTPLILQRRLKDAVDTLLEMQHDTGGFADYEPTRASRHIEFLNAAEVFNGVIVGSDFTECTAAAITALSYFSRFYPDYRVDDIKRAQDKAVAYIRRAQEPDGSWYGSWGICFTYAAMFALEALAMVGETYETSQRARRGCQFLLDKQMADGGWGESYHSSVSKTYTHSKTSQVVQTAWASLALMEAGYPNREPLRRAMNVIMLKQQPNGEWLQEGIEGVFNQSCMISYPNYKLYWPVRALGLYAKKFGNEDIL